A single Lolium perenne isolate Kyuss_39 chromosome 6, Kyuss_2.0, whole genome shotgun sequence DNA region contains:
- the LOC139832473 gene encoding uncharacterized protein, which yields MVSSISCRHVDIEDFVIPEFPNVRVLHRLFFAFSIGIEAFMHCRPVMCVDGTFLTGRYKGQILTAIGVDGKNRVVPLAFAFVESENTASWLWFFRQLKKSIVKDRPNVCVLHDRHACILAAIKTLKEAGPDEETPWQDMQSRWCMRHVGANFFSQFRSKSLMNLFKKLCKQNQECKYTFLRGKLDEFTKDHVRHRLAARAALAAAHAAAVAQGTQVPEAPEPDPIGLCDLPGFDPPSTRRRDGRRIKFFAEWIEHEPLERWSLLHDTHEARYGVMTTNLAESYNFVLRGNRALPLTALVEGILYGTMNYFKERRQLAVSHMLENPNTPYCKAIMEYMDVKMKKGMAYTVLAIDMVARSLLDPLIDQKHRASHLEAKPQSLEPLQTRNPKKNWMIHPEWEDRLKWAGLLHFARLVEARDHISRLNYDAALITCLVDRWRPETHTFHFRWGEMEPTLEDVSMLLGLSSAGEPIGPLEETVGWMHSMDGRFHGVRDDVGPMTFEAHGPHQAWLHEFQIEQFGFPGVPMTAVQITRSLEPYLMWVLGKTMFMDNHGNTISARYITIAREIAEATEAEHITQRSWGSAVLAATYRGMCKACQLTSQGSGIVGFPPLLQIWSWARFPIGRPEISGGYWPTVELYDADRIDMPTFGSLWTSRKRCFGHNQLRNCYPAFTEQFDLLLESDVNWEPYSEDHRDEAYPGGISNMCTRDWAYWMTNVKIIFDIFVEEMS from the exons ATGGTGTCGTCCATCTCCTGCAGACATGTGGACATAGAAGACTTTGTGATACCAGAGTTCCCTAATGTCAGGGTTCTGCACAGGTTGTTTTTCGCATTCAGCATAGGCATCGAGGCTTTCATGCACTGTCGTCCGGTGATGTGTGTAGATGGAACTTTTCTTACAGGCAGGTACAAGGGTCAGATTCTGACTGCCATTGGAGTGGACGGCAAAAATCGAGTTGTGCCTCTCGCATTTGCATTTGTTGAGAGCGAGAACACTGctagctggttatggttctttAGGCAGTTAAAAAAATCGATAGTGAAAGATCGCCCAAATGTGTGCGTGCTCCATGACAGGCATGCATGTATACTTGCGGCTATcaagacgctgaaagaagccggacctGATGAAGAGACACCATGGCAGGATATGCAGAGTAGGTGGTGCATGCGCCACGTAGGGGCCAATTTCTTCTCGCAGTTTAGGAGCAAGAGTCTTATGAATCTATTCAAGAAGTTGTGCAAGCAGAATCAAGAATGCAAGTACACTTTTCTCCGCGGCAAGCTGGATGAGTTCACAAAGGACCATGTGCGGCACAGGTTAGCCGCGCGAGCTGCATTAGCAGCAGCTCATGCAGCAGCTGTGGCACAGGGTACACAGGTTCCGGAAGCCCCCGAGCCCGATCCTATTGGGCTATGTGACCTGCCTGGATTTGACCCACCCAGTACTAGAAGGAGGGATGGACGACGGATTAAATTTTTTGcagagtggatagagcacgaGCCATTAGAAAGGTGGTCTTTGCTGCATGACACACATGAAGCTAGGTATGGTGTGATGACTACCAACCTAGCTGAGTCATACAACTTCGTGCTTAGGGGAAATAGGGCATTGCCGCTGACAGCCCTTGTGGAGGGTATTTTATATGGCACTATGAATTATTTCAAAGAGAGACGCCAGTTGGCTGTGAGTCATATGCTGGAAAATCCAAACACTCCTTACTGTAAGGCCATTATGGAATATATGGATGTCAAGATGAAGAAGGGTATGGCATACACTGTTCTGGCCATTG ATATGGTGGCCCGATCGTTGCTCGATCCACTGATTGATCAGAAACATCGTGCATCTCACTTGGAGGCTAAGCCGCAGAGCCTCGAGCCACTGCAGACACGTAATCCAAAGAAGAACTGGATGATACACCCTGAATGGGAAGACAG GTTGAAGTGGGCTGGACTACTACATTTCGCTCGATTAGTGGAGGCCCGAGATCACATTTCGCGCCTGAACTACGATGCTGCTTTGATCACGTGCTTAGTGGATCGGTGGAGGCCCGAGACCCACACGTTCCACTTTCGCTGGGGTGAGATGGAGCCTACTCTAGAGGACGTGTCTATGTTGTTGGGCCTTTCGTCGGCAGGTGAGCCCATAGGACCATTGGAGGAAACCGTGGGCTGGATGCACAGCATGGATGGACGTTTCCATGGTGTTCGAGACGATGTTGGGCCTATGACTTTTGAGGCTCACGGCCCTCACCAGGCATGGCTACACGAGTTCCAG ATCGAGCAGTTCGGATTCCCAGGTGTACCGATGACTGCGGTCCAGATCACTCGCAGCTTGGAGCCGTACCTCATGTGGGTACTCGGGAAGACGATGTTCATGGATAATCACGGGAACACGATCAGTGCACGGTACATCACTATAGCTCGGGAGATAGCAGAGGCCACAGAAGCAGAGCACATCACACAGAGGAGCTGGGGTTCTGCGGTCTTAGCTGCTACGTACCGAGGTATGTGTAAGGCTTGCCAGCTCACCTCGCAGGGTTCTGGAATCGTTGGTTTCCCACCCTTGTTGCAGATATGGTCATGGGCGAGGTTTCCCATCGGCCGTCCTGAGATTAGTGGTGGGTATTGGCCGACAGTCGAGTTGTACGACGCGGATCGCATCGACATGCCGACGTTTGGTTCTCTATGGACATCACGGAAG AGATGTTTTGGGCATAATCAGCTAAGGAATTGCTACCCAGCATTCACAGAGCAGTTTGACCTACTACTAGAGAGCGATGTCAACTGGGAGCCATACAGTGAGGACCACCGTGACGAGGCATACCCAGGAGGTATATCGAATATGTGTACCAGAGATTGGGCTTACTGGATGACGAATGTGAAGATCATCTTCGATATCTTCGTGGAGGAGATGTCGTAG